A single genomic interval of Chrysemys picta bellii isolate R12L10 chromosome 8, ASM1138683v2, whole genome shotgun sequence harbors:
- the LOC135973140 gene encoding mediator of RNA polymerase II transcription subunit 15-like: MESSQDRKRAPAWTEREVRDLHAIWGDEAVIAELRSSKRNGKVLEKISKAMKDRGHNRDTQQCRVKIKELRQAYHKAREANGRSGAEPQTCRYYVELHAILGGAATTTPTVCYDSLTGETHREDGSGNKEDDDGGTVGSSQQQGSGETGFPNSQDMFVTLDLEPVTPELTQDPQGTQETSAANVSPSQRLVNIRKRKRRTRDDMFTELQMSSHADRAQQNAWRQSMSEMRKAQYERKERWRAESRDEQSKWWAEDDRWRQLADRRQEAMLHLLEHQTDMLERMVELQERQQEQRPPLQPLCNQQPSSPSSIASSPRRPRTRWGGLRPSSHSTPDDRPSIRRLAFNKS, translated from the exons atggagtcctcccaggatcgcaaaagagctccagcatggaccgaacgggaggtacgagatctgcacgccatatggggagatgaagcagtgatagctgaactccgtagcagtaaaagaaatggaaaagtattagaaaagatctccaaggccatgaaggaccgaggccataacagggacacacagcagtgccgcgtgaaaattaaggagctacggcaagcttaccacaaagccagagaagcaaacggaaggtccggggcagagccgcaaacttgccgctactacgtggagctgcatgcgatcctagggggtgcagccaccactaccccaaccgtgtgctatgactctctcactggagaaacacacagggaagacggttcggggaacaaggaagatgacgatggaggtactgtaggtagctcacagcagcaaggaagcggagaaaccggtttccccaacagccaggatatgtttgtgaccctggacctggaaccagtaacccccgaactcacccaagaccctcagggcacacaggagacctctg ctgcaaatgtttctccttcgcagaggctcgtgaacattagaaagagaaaacgtaggacgagggacgatatgttcacggagctgcagatgtcctcccacgctgatagagcacagcagaatgcgtggaggcagtcaatgtcggagatgagaaaagcccaatatgaacgaaaggagaggtggcgggctgaatcgcgggatgaacagagcaagtggtgggctgaagacgataggtggcgtcagcttgcagacagacggcaagaggcaatgctccatctgctggagcatcaaactgatatgctcgaacgtatggttgagttgcaggaaaggcagcaggagcagagaccgccgctacagcccctgtgtaaccaacagccctcctccccaagttccatagcctcctcaccaagacgcccaagaacacggtgggggggcctccgtccatccagtcactccaccccagatgatcgcccaagcatcagaaggctggccttcaataagagttaa